One genomic window of Coffea eugenioides isolate CCC68of chromosome 1, Ceug_1.0, whole genome shotgun sequence includes the following:
- the LOC113769596 gene encoding uncharacterized protein LOC113769596, producing MAELPIEIVTDVLSRLPLKALFRCKCVCKTWCNLLSDSWFVKLWETKWRKLRFFYVQDLACSRDGNRCTHQFTSADEEVRSIVQEFTKEGKYYTSRGKHYTGGGLNMVLDPATAYCSALHKHGVMQLVLDMYLLRETLDVKAIIIHHQILGESLIDPSAHIQFVVPLFFVNGRLHWVVNTDCPFPPDHDNAIIFFDLASENFGYVPHPPDYQHEQESSIYVLDLAGTLSLLNLDENLIRLWMLDDYDKGVWTETHYIMLDPLPWEDDISFKFMVGRELQMAPWHCKYRLYYNIDTRTFRRVEKPEPAGSHGWTFRYYWESYEDLMENHKVLALC from the exons ATGGCAGAACTCCCAATTGAGATAGTGACTGACGTACTATCAAGGCTTCCTTTGAAAGCCCTCTTCAGATGCAAGTGTGTCTGCAAGACATGGTGCAACTTACTATCGGATTCTTGGTTCGTGAAATTGTGGGAAACTAAGTGGAGAAAACTCCGTTTCTTTTACGTACAAGATCTAGCATGTTCCCGTGATGGAAATCGTTGTACCCACCAATTTACATCCGCAGATGAAGAAGTTCGTAGCATTGTGCAAGAATTCACCAAGGAAGGAAAATACTATACGAGTAGAGGAAAACACTATACGGGTGGAGGACTGAACATGGTGTTGGACCCTGCAACGGCCTACTGT AGTGCTCTCCACAAGCATGGGGTCATGCAATTGGTTTTGGACATGTACCTTCTACGGGAGA CATTAGACGTGAAGGCAATTATTATTCATCATCAGATTCTTGGAGAGTCATTAATCGATCCAAGTGCCCATATCCAATTCGTAGTACCGCTGTTTTTTGTTAATGGACGTCTTCACTGGGTAGTCAATACTGACTGTCCTTTTCCACCAGATCATGATAATGCCATAATATTCTTCGATTTGGCTAGTGAAAATTTTGGGTATGTCCCCCATCCTCCAGATTACCAGCATGAACAAGAAAGTTCCATTTATGTGTTGGATCTGGCAGGTACCCTTAGCCTACTTAACTTGGATGAAAATCTGATTCGACTATGGATGCTTGATGATTATGACAAAGGCGTCTGGACCGAAACACATTACATCATGTTAGACCCTCTGCCTTGGGAAGACGATATAAGCTTTAAATTTATGGTGGGCAGGGAATTACAGATGGCACCTTGGCATTGTAAATACAGACTCTACTACAACATTGACACGCGAACTTTTAGAAGAGTTGAAAAGCCTGAGCCTGCAGGATCTCATGGGTGGACTTTTAGATACTACTGGGAAAGCTATGAAGATCTGATGGAAAATCACAAAGTACTAGCATTATGTTAG